A genomic window from Nematostella vectensis chromosome 9, jaNemVect1.1, whole genome shotgun sequence includes:
- the LOC5509946 gene encoding vang-like protein 2, which translates to MPQYRTKDRDPSYSNHRDRSDRRDRDTGSQELDEGVIEVQVIPQDDNWGETATTITETATSIVTLSEGDLSEIGDEKKGLAFGVCRHFKLIPAAIISLIALASPILFLVIPVVLWKPPMCGIECDGLFLSLAVKELILVVGIWALYFRKSRVTMPRVFVLRVGVLVLAFLVLVCYWLFYGLRIIAKRGQDFGEILKFAVTLVDSLLFLHYLSVIVLWLRQSEPMFTLKVIRSTDGVNKFYNVGLLSIQRAAIYVLEQYYKDFPEYNPYMMSVPARSSAKQFSTLKFYDIDGKLQDNSKVNPRTRAIITASSQGRRNPGRNDRFYEEAEFERKLKRRKARLVATCEEAFGHIKRVQLERGPSVPMDPEETAQSLFPSFARPLQKYLRTVKQHHRHNMDAILKHLAHCLTFDMSPKAFLERYLNDQPCIEYTGASVGPQSWSLVCEEQVTSGLSNSTVFQLKTEVLSLVVTVNNIPHFVVDEDEFDFENNKFVLKLNSETSV; encoded by the coding sequence ATGCCGCAATATCGTACCAAAGACCGAGACCCTTCGTACTCAAATCACAGAGACCGCTCTGATCGACGAGACCGCGATACGGGTAGCCAGGAGTTAGATGAAGGAGTCATCGAAGTCCAAGTTATCCCACAAGACGATAACTGGGGAGAAACGGCTACGACTATTACAGAAACTGCTACTTCGATAGTCACACTTAGTGAGGGCGACCTCAGCGAAATCGGTGACGAGAAGAAAGGACTGGCATTTGGTGTATGCCGCCATTTCAAACTGATCCCGGCCGCTATCATCAGCCTCATTGCTTTAGCTTCGCCTATCCTTTTTCTGGTTATTCCTGTGGTATTATGGAAGCCCCCAATGTGCGGAATAGAGTGTGACGGTTTGTTTTTGAGTCTGGCTGTGAAAGAGCTTATTCTAGTCGTTGGAATATGGGCTTTATACTTTCGCAAATCGCGTGTGACAATGCCCCGAGTGTTCGTCCTGAGAGTAGGAGTTTTAGTTCTTGCCTTCCTAGTCCTCGTGTGCTATTGGCTCTTCTATGGCTTACGGATTATCGCGAAGAGAGGACAGGACTTTGGAGAGATTCTAAAGTTCGCCGTAACTTTAGTAGATTCTTTATTATTCCTTCACTATCTCTCCGTTATCGTGTTGTGGCTCCGACAAAGCGAACCAATGTTTACTCTCAAAGTAATTCGAAGCACGGACGGAGTTAATAAGTTTTACAATGTGGGACTCTTATCTATTCAAAGAGCAGCTATTTACGTACTCGAGCAATACTACAAGGATTTTCCTGAGTATAACCCTTACATGATGTCGGTTCCTGCGCGCTCAAGCGCAAAGCAGTTCTCCACGCTAAAATTCTACGACATCGATGGAAAACTCCAAGACAACAGCAAAGTAAACCCCCGTACCCGTGCCATAATCACCGCTAGCTCACAGGGCAGGCGGAATCCTGGTCGCAACGACCGATTTTACGAGGAAGCAGAGTTCGAGAGAAAATTAAAGCGTCGAAAAGCTCGCTTAGTTGCCACATGTGAAGAAGCGTTTGGTCACATCAAGAGGGTCCAACTTGAAAGGGGCCCATCTGTTCCAATGGATCCCGAAGAAACGGCTCAATCTTTGTTCCCATCTTTCGCCCGACCCTTGCAGAAATACCTCCGAACGGTGAAACAGCACCACCGGCATAACATGGATGCCATCTTGAAACACTTGGCTCATTGTCTAACGTTCGACATGTCACCAAAAGCGTTTTTGGAACGCTATTTGAACGACCAACCCTGCATTGAATACACCGGTGCAAGCGTTGGCCCGCAGTCGTGGAGTCTTGTGTGCGAGGAGCAAGTTACCTCTGGACTCTCGAACTCTACCGTTTTCCAACTAAAGACCGAGGTATTATCCTTGGTGGTTACAGTAAACAACATTCCACACTTCGTTGTTGATGAGGACGAGTTTGATTTTGAGAACAATAAGTTTGTGCTCAAGTTAAATTCGGAGACCTCCGTCTAG